A part of Primulina eburnea isolate SZY01 chromosome 10, ASM2296580v1, whole genome shotgun sequence genomic DNA contains:
- the LOC140803752 gene encoding uncharacterized protein isoform X1 produces the protein MASKRKMEITVVDENERVLFSTFQNVANHLCQLYAQASANQKQAFEAGQHYSYVKMHEWIAAKLEEGKLLTVPDILGYLQDKMNVPTMRHTEEWGRGTDQNCASASHGELTTPFSSAQQSISSQDMPMEMNSDVTMD, from the exons ATGGCATCCAAGAGAAAGATGGAAATCACTGTTGTGGATGAGAATGAAAGGGTTTTATTCTCTACTTTCCAGAATGTTGCTAACCATCTTTGCCAATTATATGCACAGGCTTCTGCTAACCAAAAGCAGGCTTTTGAGGCTGGGCAGCACTATTCCTAT GTGAAAATGCATGAATGGATTGCAGCAAAGCTGGAAGAAGGGAAACTATTAACCGTGCCTGATATTCTTGGCTATTTGCAG GATAAGATGAATGTACCAACCATGAGGCATACAGAAGAATGGGGTCGTGGAACTGATCAGAATTGTGCAAGCGCATCGCATGGAGAGCTTACCACTCCATTTTCCTCTGCTCAGCAAAGCATAAGTTCTCAAGATATGCCTATGGAAATGAATTCTGATGTTACTATGGACTAA
- the LOC140803752 gene encoding uncharacterized protein isoform X2, giving the protein MASKRKMEITVVDENERVLFSTFQNVANHLCQLYAQASANQKQAFEAGQHYSYVKMHEWIAAKLEEGKLLTVPDILGYLQMLNSDNFLIINLAKE; this is encoded by the exons ATGGCATCCAAGAGAAAGATGGAAATCACTGTTGTGGATGAGAATGAAAGGGTTTTATTCTCTACTTTCCAGAATGTTGCTAACCATCTTTGCCAATTATATGCACAGGCTTCTGCTAACCAAAAGCAGGCTTTTGAGGCTGGGCAGCACTATTCCTAT GTGAAAATGCATGAATGGATTGCAGCAAAGCTGGAAGAAGGGAAACTATTAACCGTGCCTGATATTCTTGGCTATTTGCAG ATGCTGAATTCAGATAATTTTTTAATCATTAATTTGGCTAAGGAGTGA